From the genome of Vitis riparia cultivar Riparia Gloire de Montpellier isolate 1030 chromosome 2, EGFV_Vit.rip_1.0, whole genome shotgun sequence, one region includes:
- the LOC117906517 gene encoding probable xyloglucan galactosyltransferase GT20 translates to MAISVSKKRSRLPKKAEAEELGSFISVLSKLLYRVPAVLLVLVLLFLWSSSTTIISGNIVHVCVSSRRLNNLYCLSAGTQPNFEIPVSIVHNTSSSSTTPEMVDVFVENPVPIAGNSTGNERDEVENAVKIVEEQLRAHRSWTANGNAGDCNGRGVFVYDLPPKFNKELVDHCYDMIPWMDFCKYLSNVALGEPILKLGKGWHQTHQYSLEPIFHSRVLKHPCRVYNQNEAKLFYVPFYGGLDILRWHFKNVSSDVKDTLGLELIQWLESQQPWIRNSGKDHVFVLGKISWDFRRNNKISWGTRFLELDQMQNPIKLLIERQPWHMNDIGIPHPTHFHPHSDDDIITWQLKIMRSKRKNLVSFAGAARPGAPENIRSILIKQCTSADTGKCLFLNCDSGDCRQPESIIELFMESEFCLQPPGDSPTRKSVFDSLVSGCIPVLFDPFTAYYQYPWHLPEDHTRYSVFIDQEDVRSMKVNVVERLMKVSVREREDMRRYIVYELLPGLVYGDSSSEFDKFQDAFSISMNNLLERISRLDSTSVN, encoded by the coding sequence ATGGCCATTTCTGTGTCCAAGAAGAGATCTAGACTACCCAAAAAGGCAGAAGCAGAAGAACTTGGTTCCTTCATTTCAGTTCTATCCAAACTTCTATATCGAGTCCCTGCGGTGCTTCTCGTTTTAGTCCTTCTCTTCCTATGGTCTTCTTCCACCACCATTATCTCCGGGAACATTGTCCACGTGTGCGTGTCTTCCCGGAGGCTTAACAACCTCTACTGCCTCTCTGCTGGAACCCAACCTAATTTTGAAATCCCAGTTTCGATCGTCCACAATACTTCTAGTAGTAGTACTACTCCAGAGATGGTGGATGTTTTTGTTGAAAACCCAGTTCCAATTGCAGGTAACAGCACTGGAAATGAAAGAGATGAGGTTGAGAATGCCGTTAAGATAGTTGAAGAGCAGCTTCGGGCACATCGATCCTGGACGGCAAATGGGAATGCTGGTGACTGCAATGGGAGGGGGGTGTTTGTGTATGATCTGCCACCAAAGTTCAATAAAGAGTTGGTGGATCACTGTTATGATATGATTCCATGGATGGACTTCTGTAAATATTTGAGCAACGTGGCGTTGGGAGAGCCGATACTGAAGCTTGGAAAGGGATGGCACCAGACTCATCAGTATTCTCTGGAACCAATATTTCATTCCAGGGTTTTGAAGCATCCTTGTAGGGTTTACAATCAGAATGAAGCAAAGCTCTTCTATGTCCCATTCTATGGTGGACTAGACATCCTGCGATGGCACTTCAAGAATGTTTCCAGTGATGTCAAGGACACCTTGGGGTTAGAACTCATACAGTGGCTTGAGTCTCAGCAGCCATGGATTCGAAATTCAGGTAAGGACCATGTGTTTGTTTTAGGCAAAATCTCTTGGGATTTCAGGAGGAATAACAAAATTTCATGGGGGACTAGATTTCTAGAGCTTGATCAAATGCAGAACCCAATAAAGCTCTTGATAGAGAGACAGCCATGGCATATGAACGACATTGGCATCCCACATCCTACTCACTTCCACCCCCATTCAGACGACGATATCATCACATGGCAGCTCAAAATCATGCGGTCCAAGCGCAAAAACCTAGTGAGTTTTGCAGGCGCTGCAAGGCCAGGTGCACCAGAAAACATAAGGTCGATACTGATCAAACAGTGCACTTCAGCAGATACCGGAAAATGCCTGTTTCTGAACTGCGATTCAGGTGATTGTCGTCAGCCTGAATCCATCATTGAGCTGTTCATGGAGTCGGAATTCTGCTTACAGCCTCCTGGAGACAGCCCCACAAGAAAATCAGTATTTGACTCTCTGGTATCAGGCTGCATCCCAGTTCTGTTCGATCCATTCACAGCATACTACCAGTATCCATGGCATTTACCAGAGGATCACACCAGGTATTCAGTGTTCATAGACCAAGAAGATGTGAGATCAATGAAGGTGAATGTGGTGGAGAGGCTGATGAAGGTTTCAGTGAGGGAAAGAGAGGACATGAGGAGATACATTGTGTATGAACTGTTGCCTGGATTGGTGTATGGAGATTCAAGTTCTGAGTTTGACAAGTTCCAGGATGCATTTTCCATCAGCATGAACAACCTTCTCGAAAGGATCAGCAGATTGGATTCAACTTCTGTAAATTAA
- the LOC117932230 gene encoding probable phospholipid hydroperoxide glutathione peroxidase, whose amino-acid sequence MLCVSAPLLGRNSLLVKPFFSNLKQSLLFSSRVRFFSLCFPSTQTGVSSYSSHPIYQRQSCLLYYQPLRSNHTMASQSSPQSVHSFTVKDARGNDVDLSTYKGKALLIVNVASQCGLTNSNYTELHQLYEKYKDQGLEILAFPCNQFGAQEPGSNEEIEKFVCTRFKAEYPIFDKIDVNGDSAAPLYKFLKSSKGGLFGDNIKWNFSKFLVDKDGKVVDRYAPTTSPLSIEKDIKKLLGIS is encoded by the exons ATGCTTTGTGTTTCAGCTCCTCTTCTTGGAAGAAATTCTCTCCTAGTGAAgccttttttttctaatttgaagCAATCCCTTCTGTTTTCTTCACGCGTTCGTTTTTTCTCTCTGTGTTTTCCGTCTACCCAAACAGGGGTTTCCAGTTATTCGTCCCACCCAATCTATCAGAGACAGAGTTGTCTGCTTTACTACCAGCCTTTGAGATCAAATCACACCATGGCAAGCCAATCCAGTCCCCAATCAGTCCACAGCTTCACCGTTAAG GATGCTAGGGGAAATGATGTTGATCTTAGCACCTACAAGGGAAAAGCCCTCTTGATTGTCAATGTTGCATCACAATG TGGCTTGACCAATTCAAACTACACAGAGCTGCATCAGTTGTATGAGAAATACAAAGATCAAG GTTTGGAGATTTTGGCATTCCCATGCAATCAGTTTGGAGCACAGGAACCTGGGAGTAATGAAGAGATAGAAAAGTTTGTTTGCACTCGCTTTAAGGCTGAGTATCCCATCTTTGATAAG ATTGATGTGAATGGCGATAGTGCTGCTCCACTGTACAAGTTTCTGAAGTCAAGCAAAGGTGGACTCTTTGGTGACAACATCAAATGGAATTTCTCCAAGTTCCTGGTGGACAAAGATGGCAAAGTTGTTGACCGCTATGCACCCACAACTTCTCCCCTTAGCATCGAG AAGGACATAAAGAAACTGCTCGGAATCTCATAA
- the LOC117932249 gene encoding probable glutathione peroxidase 8, which translates to MSKQIQQGPESIYDFTVKDAEGKSVNLSIYKGKVLLIVNVASKCGLTNSNYTELNQLYEKYKDQGLEILAFPCNQFGEEEPGSNEQILEFVCTRFKSEFPVFDKIDVNGDNAAPLYKFLKSGKWGIFGDDIQWNFGKFLVDKNGKIVDRYYPTTSPLTVENDVKKLLEVS; encoded by the exons ATGTCGAAGCAAATACAGCAGGGCCCAGAATCAATCTATGACTTCACCGTTAAG GATGCTGAGGGAAAGAGTGTGAATCTGAGCATTTACAAGGGGAAAGTCCTACTGATTGTCAATGTTGCCTCCAAATG TGGATTAACCAACTCAAATTACACAGAGCTGAATCAGTTATACGAGAAGTACAAAGATCAAG GCTTAGAGATATTGGCATTTCCATGCAATCAGTTTGGAGAGGAGGAACCGGGAAGTAATGAACAGATCTTAGAGTTTGTGTGCACTCGCTTCAAATCAGAATTCCCGGTCTTTGACAAG ATTGACGTAAATGGCGACAATGCTGCTCCCCTGTACAAGTTCTTAAAGTCAGGAAAATGGGGAATCTTTGGGGATGATATCCAGTGGAACTTTGGCAAATTCCTGGTTgacaaaaatgggaaaattgtTGATCGTTATTACCCTACAACTTCCCCTCTCACCGTTGAG AATGATGTAAAGAAGTTGTTGGAGGTGTCTTAA
- the LOC117932239 gene encoding probable phospholipid hydroperoxide glutathione peroxidase — protein sequence MSKQIQQGPESIYDFTVKDAEGKSVNLSIYKGKVLLIVNVASKCGLTNSNYTELNQLFEKYKDQGLEILAFPCNQFGGQEPGSNEQILEFVCTRFKSEFPVFDKIDVNGENAAPLYKFLKSGKWGIFGDDIQWNFGKFLVDKNGKIVDRYYPTTSPLTVENDIKKLLEVS from the exons ATGTCGAAGCAAATACAGCAGGGCCCAGAATCAATCTATGACTTCACTGTTAAG GATGCTGAGGGAAAGAGTGTGAATCTGAGCATTTACAAGGGGAAAGTCCTATTGATTGTCAATGTTGCCTCCAAATG TGGATTAACCAACTCAAATTACACAGAGCTGAATCAGTTATTCGAGAAGTACAAAGATCAAG GCCTAGAGATATTGGCATTTCCATGCAATCAGTTTGGAGGGCAGGAACCAGGAAGTAATGAACAGATCTTAGAGTTTGTGTGCACTCGCTTCAAATCAGAATTCCCGGTCTTTGACAAG ATTGACGTAAATGGCGAAAATGCTGCTCCGCTGTACAAGTTCTTAAAGTCAGGAAAATGGGGAATCTTTGGGGATGATATCCAGTGGAACTTTGGCAAATTCCTGGTTgacaaaaatgggaaaattgtTGATCGTTATTACCCAACAACTTCCCCTCTCACCGTTGAG AATGATATAAAGAAGTTGTTGGAGGTGTCTTAA
- the LOC117932223 gene encoding AT-hook motif nuclear-localized protein 5, with protein sequence MDGREAMALSGSPPYYIHRGVVGSASLSGSGIHSGGLHAPPGFRPLSNPGIPVQSNVRNNSVGQTFSVDHSQTNFPHGFNMAVPSGVPPAEPVKRKRGRPRKYGPDGNVSLGLSPMSARPSLGSGSVTPTQKRGRGRPPGTGRKQQLATLGEWMNSSAGLAFAPHVISMAVGEDIATRILSFSQQRPRALCILSASGTVSAVTLRQPTSSSGTVTYEGRFEILCLSGSYLPAETGGPRNRIGGISVSLCSSDGHVIGGGVGGMLIAASPVQVVACSFVYGGSKTKNKNGDEPKGDQNSGLQPSESAAPSSVPLGQHFAPISAMGMWPSSRQVDLRNPHTDIDLTRG encoded by the exons ATGGATGGAAGAGAAGCCATGGCCTTATCTGGGTCACCACCATATTATATACATAGAGGGGTTGTTGGGTCTGCTTCATTGTCTGGGTCTGGTATACACTCCGGGGGGTTACATGCACCGCCTGGGTTCAGGCCCTTATCAAACCCTGGGATTCCAGTTCAATCGAATGTTAGAAACAATTCCGTTGGACAGACATTTTCAGTAGATCATTCACAGACCAATTTTCCTCATGGGTTTAACATGGCTGTGCCCTCTGGAGTACCACCGGCTGAGCCCGTAAAGAGGAAAAGAGGGAGACCCCGGAAATATGGTCCCGATGGGAATGTGTCTTTGGGACTGTCTCCCATGTCTGCTCGTCCTTCACTTGGATCTGGGTCGGTTACCCCGACCCAGAAACGGGGTAGGGGTCGGCCACCTGGTACTGGAAGGAAGCAACAATTGGCTACTCTTG GTGAATGGATGAACAGTTCTGCTGGACTAGCTTTTGCACCACATGTCATCAGCATGGCGGTTGGAGAG GACATTGCAACAAGAATATTATCATTTTCACAACAAAGGCCAAGGGCTCTGTGCATTTTGTCAGCCAGTGGTACGGTCTCTGCAGTAACTTTACGTCAGCCTACATCTTCCAGTGGCACTGTTACATATGAG GGCCGTTTCGAGATTTTATGTTTATCAGGTTCGTATTTGCCTGCTGAAACTGGTGGCCCCCGCAACCGAATCGGTGGTATAAGTGTTTCCCTTTGTAGTTCTGATGGTCATGTAATTGGGGGTGGAGTTGGAGGGATGCTTATAGCTGCAAGTCCAGTTCAG GTGGTAGCGTGTAGCTTTGTTTATGGCGGTTCTAAGACAAAGAACAAAAATGGGGATGAGCCTAAAGGTGATCAAAACTCTGGGCTTCAGCCAAGCGAGTCGGCTGCTCCATCAAGTGTTCCTCTTGGTCAACATTTCGCACCTATTTCAGCAATGGGCATGTGGCCCAGTTCACGACAGGTAGACCTGAGGAACCCCCACACTGATATTGACTTGACACGTGGATGA
- the LOC117906010 gene encoding uncharacterized protein LOC117906010 yields MPSSPQRPEMESDQPSAEPVKSPRGRPKKNGSKSSGMASQPLQLMALKRRRGRPVGSGWRQKLAKREVEMGNDHLVSPCGHEDGCSGSPIQQQSLIMDVPFLKKVYPSDDISNMSGSNCANDTKTVKVGSYFVNPSLSMTLQAIINKHGDVAKDCQLESDYMRTPVLEGICKVVQDLQNIQFNELKQHHLKSFYSAVKDAERVNLNVKWLHQRLDELVQAVNSMNLKDSKRKSMQRVESIKKALELKKVEMEEIQSKIQELEGQLASETLEEEILNITVTNITSKYEFFEHKCLTDGLL; encoded by the exons ATGCCTTCTTCTCCGCAGCGTCCAGAAATGGAGTCTGACCAGCCCTCTGCAGAGCCGGTGAAGAGTCCGAGAGGCAGACCCAAAAAGAATGGCTCCAAATCCTCGGGAATGGCGTCTCAGCCGCTGCAGTTGATGGCGCTGAAACGGCGCAGAGGCCGGCCAGTTGGGTCTGGGTGGAGGCAAAAGTTGG CCAAAAGAGAAGTAGAAATGGGAAACGATCATCTGGTTTCTCCGTGTGGCCATGAAGATGGGTGTAGTGGCAGCCCAATCCAACAGCAAAGCCTGATCATGGATGTGCCCTTTCTTAAGAAGGTGTATCCCTCTGATGACATCTCAAATATGAGTGGAAGCAACTGTGCCAACGACACAAAGACGGTAAAAGTAGGCTCTTACTTCGTGAATCCAAGCCTGTCTATGACACTGCAAGCCATCATCAACAAGCATGGCGACGTTGCAAAGGATTGCCAGCTCGAATCAGATTACATGCGGACGCCTGTTTTAGAAGGCATATGTAAGGTTGTTCAGGATCTTCAAAACATCCAATTCAATGAGCTCAAACAgcatcacttgaaatccttctaTTCTGCTGTAAAAGACGCTGAACGCGTGAACTTGAATGTAAAGTGGCTTCATCAGCGACTTGATGAACTGGTTCAGGCAGTGAATTCGATGAACCtcaaagattcaaagagaaagAGCATGCAGAGGGTGGAATCTATAAAGAAAGCTTTGGAGTTGAAGAAGGTTGAGATGGAGGAAATTCAATCTAAAATTCAAGAATTGGAAGGGCAGCTTGCATCAGAGACATTGGAGGAGGAAATACTGAACATCACCGTCACTAACATTACATCTAAATACGAGTTTTTCGAACACAAGTGTCTGACTGATGGGTTGCTTTAG
- the LOC117928821 gene encoding putative pre-16S rRNA nuclease isoform X3 encodes MKYVKPVNLFHDLLKMKATERGRLLGLDVGDKYVGLAVSDLHNKIASPLSVLLRKKSNIDLMATDFQSLAVNVKVFIDDLCKTGRLEGVSLEINAINCQKPHFDQNVELLLKPLNLHPVQSKTILDKFAAVGILQGYLDHVNRILKSNPK; translated from the exons ATGAAGTATGTGAAGCCAGTTAATTTGTTCCATGATTTGCTGAAAATGAAAGCCACTGAACGAGGGCGTTTGCTGGGTTTGGATGTTGGTGATAAGTACGTGGGGTTAGCTGTTTCTGATCTTCATAACAAGATTGCATCGCCCCTAAG TGTTCTTCTCAGGAAGAAATCAAACATTGATTTGATGGCCACTGATTTTCAAAGTTTG GCTGTGAACGTGAAAGTTTTCATCGATGATCTCTGTAAAACAGGAAGACTTGAAGGTGTAAG TTTGGAAATTAACGCTATAAACTGTCAGAAGCCTCATTTTGACCAA AATGTGGAATTACTCTTAAAGCCTTTAAATTTGCATCCAGTGCAGTCGAAGACTATTCTTGACAAATTTGCTGCTGTTGGGATACTCCAG GGTTACTTGGACCATGTGAACAGGATTCTGAAGTCAAATCCAAAGTGA
- the LOC117928821 gene encoding putative pre-16S rRNA nuclease isoform X1, which translates to MKYVKPVNLFHDLLKMKATERGRLLGLDVGDKYVGLAVSDLHNKIASPLSVLLRKKSNIDLMATDFQSLISDLSLAGFIVGYPFNRQRSSPTAVNVKVFIDDLCKTGRLEGVSLEINAINCQKPHFDQNVELLLKPLNLHPVQSKTILDKFAAVGILQGYLDHVNRILKSNPK; encoded by the exons ATGAAGTATGTGAAGCCAGTTAATTTGTTCCATGATTTGCTGAAAATGAAAGCCACTGAACGAGGGCGTTTGCTGGGTTTGGATGTTGGTGATAAGTACGTGGGGTTAGCTGTTTCTGATCTTCATAACAAGATTGCATCGCCCCTAAG TGTTCTTCTCAGGAAGAAATCAAACATTGATTTGATGGCCACTGATTTTCAAAGTTTG ATTTCAGACCTTTCTCTGGCAGGCTTCATTGTGGGCTACCCTTTTAATAGACAACGGAGCTCTCCAACT GCTGTGAACGTGAAAGTTTTCATCGATGATCTCTGTAAAACAGGAAGACTTGAAGGTGTAAG TTTGGAAATTAACGCTATAAACTGTCAGAAGCCTCATTTTGACCAA AATGTGGAATTACTCTTAAAGCCTTTAAATTTGCATCCAGTGCAGTCGAAGACTATTCTTGACAAATTTGCTGCTGTTGGGATACTCCAG GGTTACTTGGACCATGTGAACAGGATTCTGAAGTCAAATCCAAAGTGA
- the LOC117928821 gene encoding putative pre-16S rRNA nuclease isoform X4, whose translation MKYVKPVNLFHDLLKMKATERGRLLGLDVGDKYVGLAVSDLHNKIASPLSVLLRKKSNIDLMATDFQSLAVNVKVFIDDLCKTGRLEGVRYTYWDECFTSKNVELLLKPLNLHPVQSKTILDKFAAVGILQGYLDHVNRILKSNPK comes from the exons ATGAAGTATGTGAAGCCAGTTAATTTGTTCCATGATTTGCTGAAAATGAAAGCCACTGAACGAGGGCGTTTGCTGGGTTTGGATGTTGGTGATAAGTACGTGGGGTTAGCTGTTTCTGATCTTCATAACAAGATTGCATCGCCCCTAAG TGTTCTTCTCAGGAAGAAATCAAACATTGATTTGATGGCCACTGATTTTCAAAGTTTG GCTGTGAACGTGAAAGTTTTCATCGATGATCTCTGTAAAACAGGAAGACTTGAAGGTGTAAGGTATACATATTGGGATGAGTGCTTTACATCAAAG AATGTGGAATTACTCTTAAAGCCTTTAAATTTGCATCCAGTGCAGTCGAAGACTATTCTTGACAAATTTGCTGCTGTTGGGATACTCCAG GGTTACTTGGACCATGTGAACAGGATTCTGAAGTCAAATCCAAAGTGA
- the LOC117928821 gene encoding putative pre-16S rRNA nuclease isoform X2: MKYVKPVNLFHDLLKMKATERGRLLGLDVGDKYVGLAVSDLHNKIASPLSVLLRKKSNIDLMATDFQSLISDLSLAGFIVGYPFNRQRSSPTAVNVKVFIDDLCKTGRLEGVRYTYWDECFTSKNVELLLKPLNLHPVQSKTILDKFAAVGILQGYLDHVNRILKSNPK, encoded by the exons ATGAAGTATGTGAAGCCAGTTAATTTGTTCCATGATTTGCTGAAAATGAAAGCCACTGAACGAGGGCGTTTGCTGGGTTTGGATGTTGGTGATAAGTACGTGGGGTTAGCTGTTTCTGATCTTCATAACAAGATTGCATCGCCCCTAAG TGTTCTTCTCAGGAAGAAATCAAACATTGATTTGATGGCCACTGATTTTCAAAGTTTG ATTTCAGACCTTTCTCTGGCAGGCTTCATTGTGGGCTACCCTTTTAATAGACAACGGAGCTCTCCAACT GCTGTGAACGTGAAAGTTTTCATCGATGATCTCTGTAAAACAGGAAGACTTGAAGGTGTAAGGTATACATATTGGGATGAGTGCTTTACATCAAAG AATGTGGAATTACTCTTAAAGCCTTTAAATTTGCATCCAGTGCAGTCGAAGACTATTCTTGACAAATTTGCTGCTGTTGGGATACTCCAG GGTTACTTGGACCATGTGAACAGGATTCTGAAGTCAAATCCAAAGTGA